Proteins from a genomic interval of Bdellovibrio sp. GT3:
- a CDS encoding YegS/Rv2252/BmrU family lipid kinase, producing MKNILVFVNPKARQGNQLDTEIKNWLKDQGFNVLNSSFDPHKEKLIDVIAKFSGQKPVVLIGGGDGSVNEALPALMKFEMPLLLIPLGTANNLARSLEIPTDYKKALALLVEGQTKRIDVGVANDIPFVNVIGMGLSTQVNRVVRSDLKKLLGVFAFVLTAFKVGARMSPFKIRIDCEGEVHTAYSWQLSVCNGRNYGNGLVIHEDASLEDEELHALSTEVDNWWQGFALIPSLLSGKFKKNHPVTILSGKKMSIRTKHTMSVDVDGDIKTKTPVELLVRPRALQVFVTG from the coding sequence ATAAAAAATTGGTTGAAGGACCAAGGCTTCAATGTGTTGAATTCCAGTTTTGATCCGCACAAGGAAAAGCTGATAGATGTCATTGCCAAGTTCAGCGGGCAAAAACCCGTGGTCTTGATCGGGGGCGGGGATGGATCTGTCAACGAGGCCTTGCCCGCATTAATGAAGTTCGAGATGCCATTGCTTCTAATACCTTTGGGAACAGCGAATAATCTGGCGAGGTCACTTGAAATCCCAACGGATTATAAGAAAGCCCTGGCATTGCTTGTGGAAGGGCAAACAAAAAGGATCGACGTGGGTGTCGCCAACGATATTCCCTTCGTCAACGTTATCGGTATGGGGCTTAGCACACAGGTGAATCGAGTGGTGCGATCGGATTTGAAAAAGCTTCTCGGGGTCTTCGCCTTTGTGCTGACGGCTTTTAAAGTTGGCGCTCGTATGTCCCCCTTTAAAATTCGCATCGACTGTGAGGGCGAAGTTCATACGGCCTATTCCTGGCAGCTTTCTGTGTGTAATGGCAGAAATTATGGAAATGGGTTGGTGATTCATGAGGATGCAAGCTTGGAAGACGAAGAGTTGCATGCGTTGAGCACAGAGGTTGATAATTGGTGGCAGGGCTTTGCTTTGATACCCTCTTTGCTAAGCGGGAAGTTCAAAAAGAATCATCCGGTGACGATTCTAAGTGGCAAAAAGATGTCAATTCGCACAAAGCACACTATGAGCGTGGATGTTGACGGAGATATCAAGACCAAAACACCGGTCGAACTTTTAGTCCGCCCTCGTGCTTTGCAAGTATTTGTGACTGGCTAG
- a CDS encoding LysM peptidoglycan-binding domain-containing protein: protein MGMFDFIKDGAEKLYGKKDEKAPEQSIRPVAQNAAPASSATASSQAAAQTYTVKAGDTLSKIAKQFYGDSSKYEAIFEANRDILSDPNKIQPGQSLKIPPASSPRQQASQNPQV, encoded by the coding sequence ATGGGAATGTTCGATTTCATCAAAGATGGAGCTGAAAAGCTTTATGGTAAGAAGGATGAAAAAGCTCCGGAACAGTCAATCCGTCCCGTTGCCCAGAATGCAGCCCCTGCCAGCAGTGCAACCGCAAGCAGCCAGGCAGCAGCGCAAACCTATACGGTGAAGGCCGGGGATACATTGTCAAAAATTGCCAAACAATTTTATGGAGACTCCAGTAAGTACGAAGCAATTTTTGAAGCGAATCGCGATATCCTCTCTGACCCAAATAAAATTCAACCGGGGCAAAGCTTAAAGATCCCACCAGCAAGCTCCCCACGCCAACAGGCTTCGCAAAATCCTCAGGTGTAG